The proteins below come from a single Bartonella schoenbuchensis R1 genomic window:
- a CDS encoding sensor histidine kinase gives MTALKNNSQFKKFFYFVGNSLSLRVMILSTLWVTISISSISAISILFYQRSSEQSLCRILSAQLYSLIATVTVTPEGYLKGGFGFDDIRYSDSTSGWYWEVVAVSPDLHGRLVSPSLGTKKIFSPSDVDVPFDNQFFRSYRVKGDDGKNLQVIESDIVLDNQNRVARFRLVGNIDEAHAQVKEFKQTLQIFLWSFGIGSVLINIAVIFFSFQPLKRIRQTLNDIREGKADYVNTDLLSEVMPLAQEMNALINNNQRIIERFRMQVGNLAHSLKTPLSVIMNETDKMSGKQAVLLCEQAKIMQAQINHYLQRSRIAAQCNSIINHTSVRKVLDRLVRVMEKLNPDKHIQFIMDIDDIVFSGEREDLEEIVGNLVENAAQWSRTQILICCGLEEGVEEEAFFNIIIEDDGPGLTEEQIDKALKRGQRLDESKPGTGLGLAIVSDIVSEYGGSLSLSRSKLGGLYTKVLLPRR, from the coding sequence ATGACAGCCCTGAAGAACAATAGCCAGTTTAAGAAGTTCTTTTATTTTGTTGGTAACTCTCTCAGCTTACGTGTTATGATTTTGTCTACATTGTGGGTTACTATTTCGATTTCGTCTATTTCAGCAATCAGTATTTTATTTTATCAGCGTTCAAGTGAACAAAGTCTATGTCGTATTCTTTCTGCTCAGCTTTATAGTCTTATTGCAACTGTAACTGTAACGCCTGAGGGGTATTTAAAAGGAGGTTTTGGATTTGATGATATTCGTTATTCAGATTCCACATCAGGGTGGTATTGGGAAGTAGTTGCTGTATCACCTGATTTACATGGAAGATTGGTGTCACCGTCATTGGGAACTAAAAAAATTTTTTCACCAAGCGATGTTGATGTGCCTTTTGACAATCAATTCTTTCGTTCTTATCGAGTAAAAGGGGATGATGGTAAGAACCTACAGGTTATTGAAAGCGATATTGTTTTAGATAATCAAAATAGGGTTGCACGTTTTCGCCTCGTTGGGAATATTGATGAAGCGCATGCGCAAGTAAAAGAGTTCAAGCAAACTTTACAAATTTTTCTTTGGAGTTTTGGTATAGGCAGTGTTCTTATCAATATTGCTGTTATTTTTTTTAGTTTTCAACCATTGAAACGGATTCGACAAACATTGAATGATATTCGTGAAGGTAAAGCTGATTATGTCAATACGGATTTATTGAGTGAAGTTATGCCGTTGGCACAAGAAATGAATGCTCTTATTAATAATAATCAGCGTATTATTGAACGATTTCGGATGCAAGTTGGTAATCTTGCTCATTCATTGAAGACACCTTTATCAGTTATCATGAATGAAACTGATAAAATGAGTGGAAAACAGGCTGTTTTATTATGTGAACAAGCTAAAATAATGCAGGCTCAAATCAATCATTATCTACAACGTTCTCGGATTGCAGCGCAGTGCAACAGTATTATTAATCACACATCTGTTCGCAAAGTGCTCGATCGTTTAGTGCGGGTCATGGAAAAGCTCAATCCTGATAAACATATTCAATTTATCATGGATATTGATGATATTGTTTTTTCTGGTGAAAGGGAAGATTTAGAGGAAATTGTCGGTAATTTGGTTGAGAATGCTGCTCAATGGTCTCGCACCCAAATTTTAATTTGCTGTGGTTTAGAAGAGGGTGTTGAAGAGGAAGCATTCTTTAATATCATTATCGAAGATGATGGTCCTGGTTTAACAGAAGAGCAAATAGATAAAGCTTTAAAAAGGGGACAGCGACTTGATGAAAGTAAACCGGGAACGGGATTAGGATTAGCGATCGTTTCAGATATAGTCAGTGAATATGGGGGAAGTCTTTCTTTATCACGTTCTAAATTGGGTGGATTATATACAAAGGTTTTATTGCCAAGGCGGTAA